attatttattatgttggtTTTCTCAGCAACATTCTTCATTGGATTGTTGGGATTGGATTGGAAGCTATTTACGTGATAGTATCTGATTGAATTTGGTTACTTCATTTGCAGAAATGCCATGTCAATAAAGGATGTAGTTCCAAAGATCACTTGTATAAATTTGAtgcaattaaataaatagtacttgTGATGATGGGTTTCCCTCATTTTCCCCATTGAATCATCCCTTCAATATTGAATGGTGTCGCTGAATGTCTGCTTCGAAAGGGAGGAGCATGACATGAGACAGGGTGGAGACGCGGATGCAACAAGAGTCTGGCAAACCGTTAGAGAGATTGGGAGAGCAaaaaaattcaagaagaaattgATGACCGATGAGGAGAGGCTCGTTTATTATCTCAAGAGACTATGCTTCTTTGCTTTACTTGTAGTTATATATGTTAGTAGAATTGTTTCTTGATCAACAATTTTTTCCTTAATCCTGTTACTGGACTTAGACTAGTGATTGTTTCACTGTCTTAATGTAGAACATTAAAAGGAAGGTGTGTTGGCATGTACGATTTAAGAGATTCAATGCATGGGGCATCTATGGTGAGCTTGAGGAATGTGGTTGTATTAGATTTTTCATTGTAAGGAAGGGATTTGTGCACCTTTTAGTGCATTTACAGCTCTATGTATGAAGGTACTCATCTGTCCTCTCACGGGGAAGTAGTAGAATTTTAGACTACAATTCCTCTAGAATTATAAAATGATCTTTGAATAGCATGCCTGTTCTTATATGTCTAACTTACAACCTCAAATCAGTCAAGCAGAACTATGCCTCAATCTCAAATCCAAGTATAATTATGTTTAAGCACGCAACATAGTCTAGATTATGACACTAAATAAAATATTGGTAGCTGCACAATATGGTTCAGGCTTTTCTAGCATCATTTAAAAGATGCTGTAAGCTTTGAGTGTTTGTAGTGAGGCACTCGGAAATgagtttaaataaaattttccaaTTTCTCTAAACATAATGCTGATACCCTCTTTATCTGCAGGTCAGTACCTGTATGTTGTACTACTCATAGGAATTTAAGCCACAATTTGTTTAGTTTGTATCTCTCTAAATTGAAATGCTTTTCTTATACTATAGATATCATCTAAAGATTCATAACTCTTTCTAGGTATTTAGTTCTAGGTTATGTTGACAAAGTTAGGTGGCCAAGAAATCCCAAGATCACAAATGCTTACATTTTGGAATCTAGGTTATGTTGTGAACGTAGCAACAATTATACATGGATGATGGCACAATATACATGAACATAAAGAATTTTTTAAGATCCTTGAGAACTCCTAAATAAGGTAGGATTAAATTGCTTTTGAATTCCATTTCTATCAGCAAGAGTTTTAAGCTAGGAGCCCTTTCTCTTCAGTCTTTTCTTCTTGAACCTCATCTGTTGTCCATGATTTTCATTTGTTGTGATGTCGATCATTCTGACAATTTTCGTAATGGTTATGATCTGCAATGGTAAAACTCAGCAAAAAAAAAATGTCAAATATTTCTATGCTTAATCATGTTTTCACCATTTGATAGTGACTCCCAAGTTCCAGTTGGTTGTCATGCTATGAGAACtggtttttctctttttttcagCTTAGAATATATTGTTGTCTATGATAGTTTGAGAATTACCGTTTTCAATTTAATCAATGCAGGCTTAGAAGAAAGTTGCACTGCTAGAAATATGAGCTACCGAGCTTCCACTCCCTGTTCATGACTCTGAGGTGTTGACACCAGAAGAACTTTAGGTATTCAAGAAGATTGGCTTTAGGAAGAAAAATTATGTTCCTGTTGGTGTTCATGGAGTCTTGGAGGTGTTGTCCAGAACATGCATCTTCATTGGAAGTTTCATGAGACTGTACAAGCATGCTGTGACAACTTCCCcaaagaaaaaataaaggaaatggcCACTATGGTTGCAAGACTGAGTGGTGGCATTGTAATAAACATTCATAATGTGAACGCAGCTGGCAGCAGAGCTTTGTTAAGATCTCAATGTTAAACTGTGATCATAATAGATGGACTGAGGATGAGAGTCCATGAAAAATTGCAACGTAGTTGTGATAAAATTTGTGCAATTATTTATGGGATTTTTTTTTCCATAGACACTTAATTCAGATGTAGGCTTACTTCTAATTCAGATGTAGGCTTAATCCTGATTCAAAGCTGTTAAAGCttatggattatgatgtgctataATTTTTGCAGGCATTATTTAAAGCCAGATTTGAGCAAGCTCTTGAATCTCAGAAGTTAAACATCAAGAAAATAGAGCAGCAGCTCCGGCGAATGGGTATAACCCCTGAGGACCCAGTGGCCATAGCTAGCATCCAAAAAGTTGGTTCCACATTCTTCAATGCTATTGACAAGAAGGAAGGAAATCCTTATGCTTTCAAGGGGACCAACAGCCAGTAATGCAGTTCATTGATAATTTGGAACATCCAGGGCCTCTTGCTGATAGTGAGCAGGAGGACTTTTATGACTGAAATAGAGGATGCTGCAGATAAAGAGTAGGCTGCAGAAGAAGCTGCAGAAAAAGAAGAATTTGGCAAGATTAGATATTGGAACAAAGAAGATTTTGGTGGAAGGATTGCAAGATCTGAAACACGTAGATTTGAAGTCCCTGTTGGAGAGGATAGAGGAGCAATGAGCTGGAAGGGTGGACGTGAGAAGAAGAGTGCTGATAGTTATGATGGTACCAACATGTTGGAGGGCAATGATCAGTGGGATTCTGATGACGTTGGGGATGATCTTGAGAGTGATACTGATGATTCCAACGAAGGTCACAGTTTTCGCAATAGAACTAGAGATGTTTGCCGGAAGCAGGATGGGGTTGGTAGAGTCTATCATTTTAAGTGTTTCAGAAGAAATGCAGGAACTCGATTTGAAGAGGTGGTTGAAAAAGATTCTGAATCAGAGAATATATTAAGCGATCTTGACAATGCAATACATGAATCAGATTCTGAGGAAGAACTTGAATTGAGAGCATCAAGAGCAGAAGCAAGTCACAGTTTTCAGAGCAAGGTACATAAATCAGAAGATATGTTGAGTGATCTTGACAATGCAATGTGGGAATCAAATTCTGAGCAAGAAGAACATGACTTGAGAGCATCAAGCACAGATGCAATTCACAACTTCCAGAGCAGCAGTGATGAAGAAAAGGATATATATCCTACGATGAGAAATGAGATTCAGGTGAATGATACCACTGAAAATGATGAAGTTCTCATTGAGTTAGAAGTATATCAAAGTGGTGGATGGAAACTGGCAAGGATTAGCTCTTTCATGACAAATGCTAAAGATCATTCTGCAAGAAAAACGACCCAGGATTGTGATTCAGAAGTTGTAGTGTAGGAATGAGATATTGAAGAAAACATGAGAGCAGGCGATGACGGAAAACATAATTTTGTGGCCAGAGGTGAAAATGAGGAATTTCACCATAAGCACGAAGTGAATTGTAAGAAGACACCAAAAGAGGTGGATGAGAATTGGGACAGTGATTAGCTTAGTTTGGGAAGCCACATCCTTTCTATGTCAAGACACTCAAGATGGGTAAATTAAACCAATTTTTTATAATTGAAAGCACAGTGTATTTTACTAAAACATGACACTTAAGACTTTTGCAATATTTGCATCTTTTAGGGAAGAAAACAATATAGAAGGTGCAGCAGTCTGTAAAAAAATCTGAGAATTtggtgaaaaaaaaaagaatgtagTTCAGTTGTGCTATT
The Hevea brasiliensis isolate MT/VB/25A 57/8 chromosome 18, ASM3005281v1, whole genome shotgun sequence genome window above contains:
- the LOC110673076 gene encoding lisH domain-containing protein C1711.05, encoding MSWKGGREKKSADSYDGTNMLEGNDQWDSDDVGDDLESDTDDSNEGHSFRNRTRDVCRKQDGVGRVYHFKCFRRNAGTRFEEVVEKDSESENILSDLDNAIHESDSEEELELRASRAEASHSFQSKVHKSEDMLSDLDNAMWESNSEQEEHDLRASSTDAIHNFQSSSDEEKDIYPTMRNEIQVNDTTENDEVLIELEVYQSGGWKLARISSFMTNAKDHSARKTTQDCDSEVVV